In the Aneurinibacillus soli genome, one interval contains:
- a CDS encoding alpha-ketoacid dehydrogenase subunit beta has protein sequence MAQMTMIQAITDALRTEMKADPNVLVFGEDVGLNGGVFRATEGLQKEFGEERVMDTPLAESAIGGMAVGLGLQGFRPVAEIQFFGFVFEVFDAVASQAARMRYRSGGKYNAPITFRAPFGGGVKTPELHADSLEGLFLQTPGVKVVIPSNPYDAKGLLISAIRDNDPVIFLEHMKLYRSFRGEVPEESYTVPIGKANVVKEGKDVTIITYGAMVQTSLKAAEQIEKDRNVSVEVIDLRTISPLDVETIIASVEKTNRAIVVQEAQRQAGVAAEIIAQINERAILSLEAPVLRVTAPDTVFPFAAAEDVWLPDPTRVIEAVNKVLDF, from the coding sequence ATGGCACAAATGACGATGATTCAAGCAATTACAGATGCGTTGCGTACTGAGATGAAAGCAGATCCGAATGTTCTTGTTTTCGGGGAAGACGTCGGTTTAAACGGCGGGGTATTCCGTGCGACAGAAGGATTGCAGAAAGAATTCGGTGAAGAACGCGTCATGGATACACCGCTTGCTGAGTCCGCAATCGGCGGTATGGCAGTGGGCCTCGGCCTTCAAGGATTTCGCCCGGTAGCGGAAATCCAGTTCTTTGGTTTCGTATTTGAAGTATTCGATGCGGTTGCTTCTCAGGCAGCGCGGATGCGCTACCGTTCAGGCGGTAAGTACAATGCACCGATTACATTCCGTGCCCCATTCGGCGGCGGTGTAAAAACTCCGGAGCTGCACGCAGACAGCCTAGAAGGTCTGTTCCTGCAAACACCGGGTGTAAAAGTTGTCATTCCGTCTAATCCGTACGATGCGAAAGGACTTCTGATCTCTGCGATTCGCGACAATGATCCGGTTATTTTCCTTGAGCATATGAAGCTGTACCGTTCATTCCGTGGTGAAGTGCCAGAAGAATCATACACAGTGCCGATCGGCAAGGCAAATGTTGTAAAAGAGGGGAAAGATGTTACGATCATCACATATGGTGCGATGGTGCAAACATCCCTCAAAGCGGCAGAACAAATCGAAAAAGACCGCAACGTAAGTGTCGAGGTCATTGACCTGCGTACGATTAGCCCGCTTGATGTGGAAACGATTATCGCATCGGTTGAAAAAACAAACCGCGCCATTGTGGTGCAGGAAGCGCAACGCCAGGCAGGTGTGGCAGCAGAAATCATTGCGCAAATTAATGAACGTGCGATCTTGTCTCTCGAAGCGCCCGTTCTGCGTGTAACGGCTCCAGATACCGTTTTCCCATTTGCGGCAGCAGAAGATGTATGGCTTCCAGATCCGACTCGCGTAATTGAAGCGGTTAACAAAGTGCTTGATTTCTAA
- a CDS encoding dihydrolipoamide acetyltransferase family protein yields the protein MAFQFKMPDIGEGIHEGEIVKWHIKEGDQVEEDQIIMEVQNDKAVVEIPSPVNGKVLAIKVEEGTVAVVGDVLVEFDAEGAPAEEEQPQTETAAAEKAEQKTVESAPSTPAPAPVQQNAAPVDESKRVFATPAVRKLARERGINIRQVAGTGKNGRITRQDVEAFASGGAPAAQTAPVTAPQAAQQAENVAPAEAKAAPAAAPIQTPAGLEERKPLKGIRKAIANAMVKSMYTAPHVTIMDEVDVTKLVDMRTRFKPLAAQKEVKLTYLPFVVKAVIAGLRQFPELNASIDEETNEVVLKKYYNIGIAAATDEGLLVPVIKDADRKPLWKIAGEISELATKARERKASADELKGSTFSITNIGSAGGMFFTPVINYPEVAILGVGRIAKKPIVNENDEIVAAPVLALSLSFDHRLIDGELAQLYMNYIKNLLQNPEMLVMEV from the coding sequence ATGGCGTTCCAGTTTAAAATGCCGGACATCGGTGAAGGCATTCATGAAGGCGAAATTGTAAAGTGGCACATTAAAGAGGGTGATCAGGTCGAAGAAGATCAGATCATCATGGAAGTGCAGAACGATAAGGCGGTCGTGGAAATTCCATCTCCGGTAAACGGGAAAGTTCTGGCTATTAAAGTAGAAGAAGGCACAGTAGCGGTTGTTGGTGATGTACTCGTTGAGTTTGACGCAGAGGGTGCACCAGCAGAAGAGGAACAACCACAGACTGAAACGGCTGCTGCGGAAAAAGCGGAGCAGAAGACTGTAGAAAGCGCTCCGTCAACACCGGCACCGGCTCCTGTTCAGCAAAATGCTGCACCTGTTGACGAATCCAAGCGTGTATTCGCGACTCCGGCTGTTCGCAAGTTAGCTCGTGAGCGCGGCATTAACATCCGTCAAGTAGCAGGAACAGGCAAAAACGGACGGATTACGCGCCAAGACGTAGAAGCATTCGCATCCGGTGGCGCACCGGCAGCACAGACTGCACCGGTTACAGCTCCGCAAGCGGCACAGCAGGCAGAGAATGTGGCTCCTGCGGAAGCAAAAGCAGCGCCAGCAGCAGCTCCGATTCAAACGCCGGCAGGACTCGAAGAGCGCAAGCCGCTTAAAGGCATCCGTAAAGCAATTGCAAATGCTATGGTCAAATCAATGTACACCGCTCCGCACGTGACAATCATGGACGAAGTCGATGTAACGAAGCTGGTTGACATGCGCACCCGCTTTAAGCCGCTTGCGGCCCAAAAAGAAGTGAAATTAACGTATCTTCCATTTGTCGTTAAAGCAGTCATTGCTGGTCTGCGCCAGTTCCCAGAACTGAATGCAAGCATTGACGAAGAGACAAACGAAGTGGTACTGAAAAAATACTACAACATCGGAATTGCAGCAGCGACAGATGAAGGTCTGCTCGTGCCGGTGATTAAGGACGCTGACCGCAAGCCGTTGTGGAAAATTGCCGGGGAAATCTCCGAACTGGCGACAAAAGCACGCGAGCGTAAAGCATCTGCTGATGAGCTAAAAGGCAGCACATTCTCGATTACGAATATCGGTTCAGCAGGTGGCATGTTCTTCACTCCGGTTATTAACTACCCGGAAGTAGCAATCCTTGGCGTTGGTCGCATCGCGAAAAAGCCGATTGTGAACGAAAATGATGAAATCGTCGCAGCTCCAGTACTTGCCCTCTCACTCAGCTTTGACCACCGCCTCATTGACGGAGAGTTGGCTCAGCTGTACATGAACTACATCAAGAACTTGCTGCAAAATCCTGAAATGCTTGTTATGGAGGTGTAG
- the lpdA gene encoding dihydrolipoyl dehydrogenase, with product MVVGEFTTELDVLVIGAGPGGYVAAIRAAQLGKKVAIVDKSEVGGVCLNRGCIPSKSLISAAHRFEQAKDGHEIGINVGDVSVDMKKVQEWKQSVVSKLTGGVRSLLKGNGVEIIEGEALFVNENEVRVFHGYDVNRYHFNHCIIATGSRPIEIPALPFSDRILSSTEALTLDHIPNKLLVVGGGYIGIELGTVFAKLGAQVTVLEGSDGILPGFEKNMVQLVKKKLKKLGVEIHTNALASSSEVTDNCVKVTAKIGDKEEAFEADYCLVTVGRRPNTDELGLEAISMKMTDRGLIEIDKQCKTNVPNVYAIGDIVAGPALAHKASYEGKVAAEVIAGMPSEIDYLAIPAVVFSDPEMASVGLTEDQAKAEGYNVKTGRFSFGANGRALSVNETDGFVKVVADEADGRVLGVQIVGPEASDLIAEAGLAIEMGATLEDIALTIHAHPTLAEVTMEAVEAALGHGVHSLSK from the coding sequence ATGGTAGTAGGGGAATTTACGACAGAATTAGACGTTCTCGTAATCGGAGCAGGTCCAGGTGGATATGTGGCAGCCATTCGCGCTGCCCAGCTCGGTAAGAAAGTAGCTATCGTGGACAAGTCAGAAGTGGGCGGTGTCTGCTTGAACCGGGGCTGCATTCCATCCAAGTCCTTGATCTCGGCAGCACACCGCTTCGAGCAGGCAAAAGACGGCCATGAAATCGGCATTAATGTCGGTGATGTAAGCGTCGATATGAAAAAAGTACAGGAGTGGAAGCAAAGCGTTGTGAGCAAGCTTACAGGCGGCGTACGCTCCCTTCTGAAAGGTAACGGTGTGGAGATTATCGAAGGCGAAGCACTGTTCGTCAATGAAAACGAAGTGCGTGTGTTCCATGGCTATGACGTGAATCGCTATCACTTCAACCATTGCATCATCGCAACAGGCTCCCGCCCAATTGAAATTCCGGCGCTGCCGTTTAGTGACCGCATTCTGTCTTCGACAGAAGCCCTCACACTCGATCACATTCCAAATAAGCTACTTGTTGTCGGTGGCGGATATATCGGGATCGAGCTTGGTACTGTATTTGCGAAGTTAGGCGCACAAGTAACGGTGCTTGAAGGATCGGATGGCATCCTGCCGGGCTTTGAGAAAAATATGGTGCAGCTTGTGAAGAAAAAGCTGAAAAAGCTTGGCGTAGAGATTCATACAAACGCTTTGGCTAGCAGCAGTGAAGTAACTGACAATTGTGTCAAAGTTACAGCAAAAATCGGCGATAAAGAAGAAGCGTTTGAGGCAGATTACTGCCTCGTTACTGTTGGACGTCGCCCGAATACAGATGAACTTGGTCTAGAAGCCATCAGCATGAAAATGACTGATCGTGGCTTGATCGAGATCGATAAACAGTGCAAAACAAATGTGCCAAACGTATACGCCATCGGTGATATCGTAGCGGGGCCTGCCCTCGCGCATAAAGCGTCATATGAAGGCAAGGTAGCCGCAGAAGTGATTGCAGGGATGCCAAGTGAAATCGACTATCTGGCTATCCCGGCGGTTGTTTTCTCTGATCCAGAGATGGCAAGCGTTGGCTTGACAGAAGATCAGGCAAAAGCAGAAGGCTATAACGTGAAAACAGGCCGTTTTTCTTTCGGTGCGAACGGTCGCGCGCTCAGTGTAAACGAAACAGACGGCTTTGTGAAGGTAGTCGCGGATGAAGCCGATGGTCGTGTGCTTGGCGTACAGATCGTTGGACCAGAAGCGTCCGACCTCATTGCTGAAGCAGGACTTGCGATTGAAATGGGTGCAACGCTTGAAGATATTGCGCTGACCATTCATGCGCATCCAACGCTTGCGGAAGTAACAATGGAAGCCGTAGAAGCGGCACTTGGACATGGGGTTCATTCATTGTCAAAGTAA
- a CDS encoding methyl-accepting chemotaxis protein has product MMTQEYENRCDDFSALLKACSHLFDMFNQENTFIVSDTEKIVGYWEGKHIKFGFKIGSSLPSNTVMRQAMDQKRKITQNVSENESSFNFGYTGNTMPIYNESRRVIGALGIAMPTYKQEILKKMASELMQTTEQTTTATEEIASGATSMADAVSALAVNSQNAQNALSTVGKVINLIKQVADQTNLLALNAAIEAARAGDAGRGFAVVADEVRKLASSTRENVEEISKNLMGMSNTIEEIAKEVKNLDGLAQQQAAATQEISASMSSLEENSRKVSDVAETLTQ; this is encoded by the coding sequence ATGATGACTCAAGAATATGAGAATCGCTGTGATGACTTTAGCGCTCTCTTAAAAGCATGCTCCCATCTATTTGATATGTTTAATCAAGAAAATACTTTCATTGTATCTGATACGGAAAAAATTGTAGGGTACTGGGAAGGAAAACACATCAAATTCGGCTTCAAAATCGGCTCTTCTCTGCCATCAAATACCGTGATGCGCCAGGCCATGGACCAGAAGCGTAAAATTACGCAAAATGTCTCTGAAAACGAGTCTTCCTTTAACTTCGGCTATACTGGCAACACCATGCCAATCTATAATGAAAGCCGCCGAGTCATTGGAGCACTTGGAATTGCCATGCCTACATATAAACAGGAAATCCTGAAGAAAATGGCGTCTGAATTAATGCAGACGACAGAACAGACCACTACCGCAACGGAAGAAATTGCAAGCGGCGCAACAAGCATGGCAGATGCAGTTAGCGCACTGGCTGTCAATTCACAAAATGCCCAGAATGCACTCAGCACCGTCGGCAAAGTAATCAATCTTATTAAGCAGGTAGCCGATCAAACGAACCTGCTGGCACTCAACGCAGCGATTGAAGCAGCTCGGGCCGGAGATGCCGGACGCGGCTTTGCCGTGGTAGCCGATGAAGTACGCAAGCTTGCTTCAAGCACGCGTGAGAATGTGGAAGAAATCTCAAAGAACTTGATGGGAATGTCGAATACAATCGAAGAGATTGCCAAAGAAGTGAAAAACCTCGACGGACTCGCCCAGCAACAGGCTGCCGCTACCCAGGAAATTAGCGCGTCCATGTCCTCCCTCGAAGAAAATTCACGCAAGGTAAGCGATGTGGCGGAAACGCTGACTCAATGA
- a CDS encoding nicotinate phosphoribosyltransferase produces MNQTMSTDLYQINMMYAYYKRGMANTRVVFDMFFRKPPCGNGYALFAGLEQALHFIENIKFTEEDLDYFRSLYPYEEAFLERLANMTFTGNVAAVREGTVVFADEPLVRVEAPVMEAQLIETALLAMINHQTLIATKAARIVRAAGDDPVLEFGLRRAQGTEAAYYGARAAYIGGIAATSNVMAGRDFGIPVKGTHAHSFVQLFEDEKEAFITYNAAFPDETTLLVDTYDVLGVGVPHAIEVGLELKKQGKKLVGIRIDSGDLAYLSKEARKQLDAAGLTDVAIVASSDLDEMLIRDLKTQGARVDVWAVGTNLIVSNGCPALGGVYKLAAVQENGEWTPRLKISENPAKITTPGYKRLVRFYDEQSGQALGDLVTFAEEEIPGDTITLFDPLFPHKRKTIRGYRMEELLVPVIENGRRIGNPVSLEDSRAHACEQLSHFSDEVKRLINPHGYHVDLSQKLWDSKQELLHRSRL; encoded by the coding sequence ATGAACCAGACAATGAGCACAGATCTGTATCAGATTAATATGATGTATGCTTACTACAAGCGGGGAATGGCAAATACTCGTGTTGTATTTGATATGTTTTTTCGAAAACCACCGTGTGGCAACGGGTACGCACTATTCGCGGGCCTTGAGCAGGCGCTTCATTTTATTGAGAATATAAAATTTACCGAAGAGGACCTGGATTATTTTCGCAGTCTGTATCCATATGAAGAAGCGTTTCTGGAACGACTAGCGAACATGACATTCACAGGAAATGTAGCGGCTGTACGGGAGGGAACGGTGGTGTTTGCCGATGAGCCGCTTGTGCGCGTGGAGGCACCTGTGATGGAGGCACAGTTGATCGAGACGGCGCTGCTTGCGATGATTAATCATCAGACATTAATTGCGACGAAGGCAGCGCGTATTGTGCGGGCGGCAGGCGACGACCCGGTGTTGGAGTTTGGACTGCGCCGGGCTCAGGGGACGGAGGCGGCATATTATGGAGCACGTGCCGCATATATCGGCGGGATCGCAGCCACTTCGAATGTAATGGCAGGACGTGACTTCGGCATTCCGGTGAAAGGAACGCATGCACACAGTTTTGTACAACTGTTTGAAGACGAGAAAGAGGCGTTCATCACGTATAACGCAGCGTTCCCGGATGAGACGACGCTACTGGTTGATACATACGATGTGCTTGGTGTCGGCGTGCCGCATGCGATTGAAGTGGGGCTGGAATTAAAGAAGCAGGGAAAGAAGCTTGTCGGCATTCGCATTGATTCGGGTGATCTGGCGTATTTGTCTAAAGAAGCACGCAAGCAGCTGGATGCGGCAGGATTAACGGATGTTGCGATTGTTGCCTCTAGCGATCTGGACGAGATGCTTATTCGCGATCTGAAAACACAGGGAGCTAGAGTCGATGTATGGGCAGTCGGTACGAATCTGATTGTCTCGAATGGATGTCCTGCGCTTGGTGGCGTGTACAAGCTTGCTGCTGTACAGGAGAACGGGGAATGGACCCCGCGTCTGAAAATATCGGAGAACCCGGCAAAAATTACAACGCCTGGTTATAAGCGGCTGGTGCGTTTTTATGATGAACAGAGCGGGCAGGCTCTTGGCGATCTGGTGACATTTGCGGAGGAAGAGATTCCGGGGGATACGATTACGCTGTTTGATCCGCTGTTTCCGCATAAGCGCAAAACCATTCGGGGGTACCGGATGGAGGAGTTGCTTGTACCGGTCATAGAGAACGGTCGGCGTATAGGGAACCCGGTTTCGCTTGAAGATAGTCGGGCACATGCGTGTGAGCAGCTTAGCCATTTTTCTGATGAGGTGAAGCGTCTGATCAATCCGCATGGCTATCATGTGGATTTGAGTCAAAAGCTGTGGGACAGCAAACAGGAGCTGCTTCACCGTTCACGTCTGTAG